One stretch of Streptomyces sp. A2-16 DNA includes these proteins:
- a CDS encoding bifunctional DNA primase/polymerase: MLCVEETIAGTEAAQIPKQRGESLLETAVRYAEERHWDVFPGTWLEADDGVQRCSCGETACAAPGAHPAREDWATQATGSATVARRMWQKQPTASILLPTGRTFDAVSVPETAGFLALARMERMELTLGPVTLTPDRRMQFFVLPGASVKLPDLIRKLGWAPSSLDLVALGEGAYVAAPPTRFGSSGAVQWACRPTPANRWLPDAEELISPLAYACGRDR; this comes from the coding sequence GTGCTCTGCGTGGAAGAGACGATCGCGGGTACCGAAGCCGCTCAGATTCCGAAGCAGCGCGGGGAATCGCTGCTGGAGACAGCCGTACGATACGCCGAGGAGCGCCACTGGGACGTCTTCCCCGGCACCTGGCTGGAAGCCGACGACGGGGTCCAGCGGTGCTCCTGCGGTGAGACCGCGTGCGCCGCGCCGGGGGCGCATCCCGCTCGGGAGGACTGGGCGACGCAGGCCACCGGCAGTGCGACGGTTGCGCGCCGGATGTGGCAGAAGCAGCCGACCGCGTCGATCCTGCTGCCCACGGGGCGGACCTTCGACGCGGTGTCCGTCCCGGAGACCGCCGGGTTCCTGGCGCTCGCGCGGATGGAGCGGATGGAGTTGACGCTGGGGCCCGTGACGTTGACACCGGACCGCCGGATGCAGTTCTTCGTGCTGCCGGGGGCGTCGGTGAAGCTGCCGGACCTCATTCGGAAGCTGGGCTGGGCCCCCTCGTCCCTCGATCTGGTCGCGCTCGGCGAGGGGGCGTACGTCGCGGCGCCTCCCACGCGGTTCGGTTCCTCGGGGGCCGTCCAGTGGGCGTGCCGTCCGACGCCCGCGAACCGCTGGCTGCCGGACGCGGAGGAGCTGATCTCGCCGCTCGCCTACGCGTGCGGCAGGGACAGGTAG
- a CDS encoding ABC transporter ATP-binding protein, protein MTSAVSVRGLWKRFGQQVAVAGIDLELPAGKFIGLVGPNGAGKTTTLSMVTGLLRPDQGSVEVVGHDVWRDPVTVKARIGVLPEGLRLFERLSGRELLAYSGRLRGLPGAEVDKRAGQLLDVLDLAGAQHKLVVDYSTGMRKKIGLAAALLHNPEVLFLDEPFEGVDPVSAQTIRGVLERYTASGATVVFSSHVMELVESLCDWVAVMAAGRIRAHGPLEEVRGAAPSLQRAFLELVGAQGQDAGANLDWLGGGGAR, encoded by the coding sequence ATGACGTCGGCTGTGAGTGTGCGTGGGCTCTGGAAGCGGTTCGGGCAGCAGGTCGCTGTCGCCGGGATCGACCTGGAGCTGCCCGCCGGTAAGTTCATCGGGCTCGTGGGGCCCAACGGGGCGGGGAAGACCACCACCCTCTCCATGGTGACCGGGCTGCTCCGCCCCGATCAGGGCAGCGTGGAGGTCGTCGGGCACGACGTGTGGCGGGACCCGGTCACCGTCAAGGCCCGGATCGGCGTCCTGCCCGAAGGACTACGGCTGTTCGAGCGGCTCTCCGGGCGGGAACTCCTCGCCTACTCGGGGCGGTTGCGGGGGCTGCCCGGTGCCGAGGTGGACAAGCGGGCCGGTCAGCTGCTGGACGTACTCGATCTCGCGGGGGCCCAGCACAAGCTGGTCGTCGACTACTCGACCGGGATGCGGAAGAAGATCGGGCTCGCGGCCGCCCTGCTCCACAATCCCGAAGTGCTGTTCCTCGACGAGCCGTTCGAGGGCGTCGACCCCGTCTCCGCGCAGACCATCCGGGGAGTGCTGGAGCGGTACACCGCCTCCGGCGCCACCGTCGTCTTCTCCTCGCACGTCATGGAGCTCGTGGAGTCCCTGTGCGACTGGGTGGCCGTCATGGCGGCCGGCCGCATCCGCGCCCACGGGCCGCTCGAGGAGGTGCGCGGGGCCGCGCCCTCCCTGCAGCGCGCCTTCCTCGAACTCGTGGGGGCGCAGGGGC